One stretch of Thermus hydrothermalis DNA includes these proteins:
- a CDS encoding DUF2203 domain-containing protein: protein MFARIFTKEEADALLPEIRRVLAQMRKARAELKEVQDRLPEARGLARRALEEEARFLLGSLEADARYLASLGVLLKDLDRGLVDFPARVGGEVVFLCWQEGEPEVAHYHPLSGGFAERRPLEGAPSLLPPEARPGERRPGA, encoded by the coding sequence ATGTTCGCCCGCATCTTCACCAAGGAAGAGGCGGACGCCCTCCTGCCGGAGATCCGCCGGGTCCTGGCCCAGATGCGCAAGGCCCGGGCGGAGCTCAAGGAGGTGCAAGACCGGCTTCCCGAGGCCCGGGGGCTCGCCCGCAGGGCCCTGGAGGAGGAGGCCCGCTTCCTCCTGGGCTCCTTGGAGGCGGACGCCCGCTACCTGGCCTCCTTGGGGGTCCTCCTCAAGGACCTGGACCGGGGCCTGGTGGACTTCCCCGCCCGGGTAGGGGGGGAGGTGGTCTTCCTCTGCTGGCAAGAAGGGGAGCCCGAGGTGGCCCACTACCACCCCCTTTCCGGGGGCTTCGCCGAGCGGCGGCCCCTGGAAGGGGCCCCTAGCCTTCTTCCCCCGGAGGCCCGCCCCGGCGAAAGGCGTCCAGGCGCCTGA
- a CDS encoding biotin--[acetyl-CoA-carboxylase] ligase, with product MPALLSLLTEEFQSGEALARRLGVSRAAISKEAKRLQEEGFPVEVSRQGYRILPGTPLPHLFRPPGRLGKPYRYLGRVGSTQDVLRAWAEAGAPEGALVLAEVQERGRGRRGRRWESRPGASLTFSLLLRPRLPLSALGLLPLLAGLALVEAVGVGGLKWPNDLLSPDGRKLAGVLLEAKAEGEEVAHALLGVGVNVAWAPEGAAFLQAFTPLSRREVLERFLARLEALLPLLEDPEAFLPRYARASYTLGRRVRVETPKGPVEGVAEAVLPDGSLLVGGVRVGAGEVALLGIE from the coding sequence ATGCCGGCGCTCCTTTCCCTCCTCACGGAGGAGTTCCAAAGCGGCGAGGCCCTGGCCCGGCGCCTCGGGGTGAGCCGGGCCGCCATCTCCAAGGAGGCCAAGCGCCTCCAGGAAGAGGGCTTCCCCGTGGAGGTTTCCCGCCAAGGCTACCGCATCCTTCCCGGCACCCCCCTCCCTCACCTCTTCCGCCCCCCGGGGAGGCTGGGGAAGCCCTACCGCTACCTGGGCCGGGTGGGGAGCACCCAGGACGTCCTCCGAGCCTGGGCCGAGGCGGGGGCCCCCGAGGGAGCCTTGGTCCTGGCGGAAGTCCAGGAGCGGGGCCGGGGAAGGCGGGGAAGGAGGTGGGAAAGCCGCCCTGGGGCGAGCCTCACCTTCTCCCTCCTCCTAAGGCCCCGCCTCCCCCTCTCTGCCCTAGGCCTCCTCCCCCTTCTTGCGGGCCTCGCCCTCGTTGAGGCGGTGGGGGTGGGGGGGCTCAAGTGGCCCAACGACCTCCTGAGCCCGGACGGCCGCAAGCTCGCCGGGGTGCTCCTCGAGGCCAAGGCGGAAGGGGAGGAGGTGGCCCATGCCCTCCTGGGCGTGGGGGTGAACGTGGCCTGGGCCCCGGAGGGGGCGGCCTTTTTGCAGGCGTTCACCCCCCTTTCCCGGCGGGAGGTGCTGGAGAGGTTCTTGGCCCGCCTCGAGGCCCTCCTCCCCCTTTTGGAAGACCCAGAAGCCTTCCTCCCCCGCTACGCCCGGGCCTCCTACACCCTGGGCCGCCGGGTGCGGGTGGAAACCCCCAAGGGCCCCGTGGAAGGCGTGGCCGAGGCCGTCCTCCCCGACGGGAGCCTCCTCGTGGGGGGAGTACGGGTGGGGGCGGGGGAGGTGGCCCTCCTGGGGATTGAGTAA
- a CDS encoding glucose-1-phosphate thymidylyltransferase yields MKGLILAAGRGTRLRPLTHTRPKPVIRVAGRPIIHYAVENLREAGIEEIGVVVSPETEKDIREALTGYGVRYVLQEEPQGLAHAVAVARDFLGDSPFVLYLGDNLFQKGIRPFVAAFREGVSAVIALVRVEDPRQFGVAVLRGNRVVRLLEKPQEPPSDLAVAGVYVFTPEVLEVIQDLKPSARGEYEITDAIQGLIDRGREVVGVEVLGWWKDTGRPKDLLDANRLLLEELSPRVEGEVEASELTGRVVVEKGAKVVRSTVIGPAFIGEGAVVEGAYVGPFTSLGPGARVVRSEVEYSILEDHAALEDVALRLQESILGVGAKVQSRNGLPRAHRLILGDLSQVELA; encoded by the coding sequence ATGAAGGGGCTCATCCTGGCCGCCGGGCGGGGCACGAGGCTCCGCCCCCTCACCCACACCCGCCCGAAACCCGTGATCCGGGTGGCGGGCCGGCCCATCATCCACTACGCCGTGGAGAACCTACGGGAAGCGGGCATAGAGGAGATCGGGGTGGTGGTCTCCCCGGAAACGGAAAAGGACATCCGCGAGGCCCTCACGGGCTACGGGGTGCGCTACGTCCTCCAAGAGGAGCCCCAGGGCCTGGCCCACGCCGTGGCCGTGGCCCGGGACTTCCTGGGGGACAGCCCCTTCGTCCTTTACCTGGGGGATAACCTCTTCCAAAAGGGCATCCGCCCCTTCGTGGCGGCCTTCCGGGAAGGGGTGAGCGCCGTCATCGCCCTGGTGCGGGTGGAGGACCCGAGGCAGTTCGGGGTGGCGGTGCTAAGGGGAAACCGCGTCGTGAGGCTTTTGGAAAAGCCCCAAGAGCCCCCTTCGGACCTGGCCGTGGCCGGGGTCTACGTCTTCACCCCCGAGGTCTTGGAGGTTATCCAGGACCTCAAGCCCTCCGCCCGGGGGGAGTACGAGATCACGGACGCCATCCAAGGCCTCATTGACCGGGGCAGGGAGGTGGTGGGGGTGGAGGTTTTGGGCTGGTGGAAGGACACGGGCCGCCCCAAGGACCTCCTGGACGCCAACCGCCTCCTCCTAGAGGAGCTTTCCCCGAGGGTGGAGGGCGAGGTGGAGGCGAGCGAGCTCACGGGCCGGGTGGTGGTGGAGAAGGGGGCCAAGGTGGTCCGGAGCACCGTCATCGGCCCCGCCTTCATCGGGGAAGGGGCAGTGGTGGAGGGGGCCTACGTGGGGCCCTTCACCTCCTTGGGACCGGGGGCTAGGGTGGTGCGCTCGGAGGTGGAGTATTCCATCCTCGAGGACCACGCCGCCCTGGAAGACGTGGCCCTGCGCCTCCAGGAGAGCATCCTAGGGGTAGGGGCCAAGGTGCAAAGCCGCAACGGGCTTCCCCGGGCCCACCGCCTGATCCTCGGGGACCTCTCCCAGGTGGAACTGGCCTAG
- a CDS encoding class I SAM-dependent methyltransferase, producing the protein MSSALTRVAYAYDRLRAYPPEVAGRIATAIAHAVSGRGEEPVLLELGVGTGRIALPLIARGFPYIALDVNPAMLEVFRQKAAGVMRKVRLLEADARAIPLPEESVHGVIVVHLWHLLPDWPKALAEALRVLKPGGALLEGWDQVEAEADYALQERWRALVAEEGVRVERGLHQRRLAEVEEALKRLGLKPKARQVVAWREERTVREALEALEERLYSFTQAVPEAVHARVLPKLKAWAEAEFGGLDHAFPVEKRFFLRVTRLG; encoded by the coding sequence ATGTCCAGCGCCCTTACCCGGGTGGCCTACGCCTACGACCGCCTTAGGGCCTACCCGCCCGAGGTGGCGGGCCGCATCGCCACCGCCATCGCCCATGCGGTCTCCGGCCGGGGGGAGGAGCCCGTGCTTCTGGAGCTCGGCGTGGGCACGGGGCGCATCGCCCTGCCCCTCATCGCCCGGGGCTTTCCCTATATCGCCCTGGACGTGAACCCCGCCATGCTGGAGGTCTTCCGCCAGAAGGCGGCGGGGGTGATGCGCAAGGTGCGCCTCTTGGAGGCGGACGCCCGGGCCATCCCCCTACCCGAGGAGAGCGTTCACGGGGTCATCGTGGTCCACCTTTGGCACCTCCTCCCCGACTGGCCGAAGGCCTTGGCGGAGGCCCTAAGGGTGCTGAAGCCGGGGGGAGCGCTTTTGGAGGGCTGGGACCAGGTGGAGGCGGAAGCGGACTATGCCCTCCAGGAGCGCTGGCGGGCCTTGGTGGCAGAGGAGGGCGTGCGGGTGGAAAGGGGCCTCCACCAGAGGCGCCTCGCTGAGGTGGAGGAGGCCCTGAAGCGCCTGGGCCTTAAGCCCAAGGCCCGGCAGGTGGTGGCCTGGCGGGAGGAGCGCACGGTGCGGGAGGCCTTGGAGGCCCTGGAGGAGCGGCTTTACTCCTTTACCCAGGCCGTGCCCGAGGCGGTGCACGCCAGGGTGTTGCCCAAGCTCAAGGCCTGGGCTGAGGCGGAGTTTGGCGGCTTGGACCATGCTTTCCCCGTGGAAAAACGCTTTTTCCTGCGGGTGACCCGCTTGGGCTAG
- a CDS encoding secondary thiamine-phosphate synthase enzyme YjbQ, whose product MRKLSVRTPEEGLVNITGLVEAALEGHTGLVYLFVPHTTCGLLVQEGADPDVAHDLLARLDELAPRFHPKDRHGEGNTHAHLKSLLTGVHLLLVAEGGRLRLGRWQQVFLAEFDGPRVREVWVKLL is encoded by the coding sequence ATGCGGAAGCTAAGCGTGCGCACGCCCGAAGAGGGGCTGGTGAACATCACGGGGCTCGTGGAGGCGGCCTTGGAGGGGCACACGGGCCTCGTCTACCTCTTTGTGCCCCACACCACCTGCGGCCTCTTGGTCCAGGAAGGGGCCGACCCCGATGTGGCCCACGACCTCCTCGCCCGCTTGGACGAGCTTGCCCCCCGCTTCCACCCCAAGGACCGGCATGGGGAGGGCAACACCCACGCCCACCTGAAAAGCCTCCTCACCGGGGTGCACCTCCTCCTGGTGGCCGAAGGGGGCAGGCTTCGCCTGGGGCGCTGGCAGCAGGTCTTCCTGGCGGAGTTTGACGGGCCGAGGGTGAGGGAGGTCTGGGTGAAGCTCCTCTAG
- a CDS encoding RelA/SpoT family protein has protein sequence MVSAPALWEKLEPHLEYLPPEDRAKVREAYLFAEAAHRGQVRKSGEPYITHPVAVAEILASLRMDADTVAAGLLHDTLEDCGVAPEELERRFGPAVRRIVEGETKVSKLYKLANLEGEEKRAEDLRQMFIAMAEDVRIIIVKLADRLHNLRTLEFMPPEKQKRIAQETLEIYAPLAHRLGMGQLKWELEDLSFRYLHPEAYQSLLSRIQETQEARERLVKKAMAALEEALRQDELLQAQLQGFEVTGRPKHLYSIWKKMEREKKALEQIYDLLAVRVILDPRPSPTEEGRALREKQVCYHVLGLVHALWQPIPGRVKDYIAVPKPNGYQSLHTTVIALEGLPLEVQIRTREMHRIAEYGIAAHWLYKEGLTDPEEIKRRVSWLKSIQEWQQEFSSSREFVEAVTRDLLGGRVFVFTPKGRIINLPKGATPVDFAYHIHTEVGHHMVGAKVNGRIVPLSYELQNGEIVEILTAKNAHPSKGWLEFAKTRSAKSKIRQYFRTQERQETLERGQGLLERYLKRKGLPKPTDSQLEEAAKRLGLPPSPEELYLALALNRLTPKQVAEKLYPQALLKPEKPKPTPKNEWGIRLEQDLQAPIRLASCCEPMKGDAILGFITRGRGVTVHRADCPNLRRILQGPEADRVIGAYWEGVGGKVATLEVLAQDRAGLLRDVMQVVAEAGKSALGSETRILGPIARIRLRLTVQDGEREALAQAIRSVKSVQEVRWV, from the coding sequence GTGGTCAGCGCCCCGGCCCTTTGGGAAAAACTGGAACCCCACCTAGAATACCTTCCCCCGGAGGACCGGGCGAAGGTGAGGGAGGCATACCTTTTTGCCGAAGCGGCCCACCGGGGGCAGGTGCGCAAAAGCGGGGAGCCCTACATCACCCACCCCGTGGCGGTGGCGGAGATCTTAGCCTCCTTGCGCATGGACGCCGACACCGTGGCGGCGGGGCTCCTCCACGACACCCTGGAGGACTGCGGCGTGGCCCCGGAGGAACTGGAGAGGCGCTTTGGTCCTGCGGTGCGCCGCATCGTGGAGGGGGAAACCAAGGTCAGCAAGCTCTACAAGCTGGCCAACCTCGAGGGGGAGGAGAAGCGGGCCGAGGACCTCCGCCAGATGTTCATCGCCATGGCGGAGGACGTGCGCATCATCATCGTGAAGCTGGCGGACCGCCTGCACAACCTGCGCACCCTGGAGTTCATGCCCCCCGAAAAGCAAAAGCGCATCGCCCAGGAAACCCTGGAGATCTACGCCCCCCTGGCCCACCGCCTGGGAATGGGGCAACTGAAGTGGGAGCTGGAGGACCTCTCCTTCCGCTACCTCCACCCCGAGGCCTACCAGTCCCTCCTTTCCCGCATCCAGGAAACCCAAGAGGCCCGGGAACGCCTGGTCAAAAAGGCCATGGCCGCCCTCGAGGAGGCCCTAAGGCAGGACGAGCTCCTCCAGGCCCAGCTTCAGGGCTTTGAGGTCACGGGCCGGCCCAAGCACCTCTACTCCATCTGGAAGAAGATGGAGCGGGAGAAGAAGGCCCTGGAGCAGATCTACGACCTCCTGGCGGTGCGGGTCATCCTGGACCCCAGGCCGAGCCCCACGGAGGAGGGCCGGGCCCTAAGGGAGAAGCAGGTCTGCTACCACGTCCTGGGTCTGGTCCACGCCCTCTGGCAGCCCATCCCGGGCCGGGTCAAGGACTACATCGCCGTGCCCAAGCCCAACGGCTACCAAAGCCTCCACACCACGGTCATCGCCCTAGAGGGCCTTCCTCTGGAGGTGCAGATCCGCACCCGGGAGATGCACCGCATCGCCGAGTACGGGATCGCCGCCCACTGGCTCTATAAGGAGGGCCTCACCGACCCCGAGGAGATCAAGCGCCGGGTTTCCTGGCTTAAGAGCATCCAGGAGTGGCAACAGGAGTTCAGCAGCTCCCGGGAGTTCGTGGAGGCGGTAACCCGCGACCTCCTGGGGGGCCGGGTCTTCGTCTTCACCCCCAAGGGGCGGATCATCAACCTGCCCAAGGGCGCCACCCCGGTGGACTTCGCCTACCACATCCACACCGAGGTGGGGCACCACATGGTGGGGGCCAAGGTCAACGGGCGCATCGTTCCCCTCTCCTACGAGCTCCAGAACGGGGAGATCGTGGAGATCCTCACCGCCAAAAACGCCCACCCCTCCAAGGGCTGGCTGGAGTTCGCCAAGACCCGGAGCGCCAAAAGCAAGATCCGGCAGTACTTCCGCACCCAGGAGCGCCAGGAAACCCTGGAAAGGGGCCAGGGCCTCCTGGAGCGCTACCTGAAGCGCAAAGGCCTCCCCAAGCCCACCGATAGCCAGCTGGAGGAAGCGGCCAAACGCCTGGGCCTCCCCCCTTCCCCGGAGGAGCTCTACCTGGCCCTGGCCCTAAACCGCCTCACCCCCAAGCAGGTGGCGGAGAAGCTCTACCCCCAGGCCCTCCTCAAGCCGGAAAAGCCAAAGCCCACCCCCAAGAACGAGTGGGGCATCCGCTTGGAACAGGACCTCCAGGCCCCCATCCGCCTGGCCTCCTGTTGCGAGCCCATGAAGGGGGACGCCATTTTGGGCTTCATCACCCGGGGGCGGGGGGTTACGGTCCACCGGGCGGACTGCCCCAACCTAAGGCGGATCCTCCAGGGGCCGGAGGCGGACCGGGTCATCGGGGCCTATTGGGAAGGGGTGGGGGGGAAGGTGGCCACCCTCGAGGTCCTGGCCCAGGACCGGGCGGGCCTCCTGAGGGACGTGATGCAGGTGGTGGCGGAAGCGGGGAAAAGCGCCTTGGGCTCGGAAACCCGCATCCTAGGGCCCATCGCCCGCATAAGGCTCCGCCTCACCGTGCAGGACGGGGAGCGGGAAGCCCTGGCCCAGGCCATCCGGAGCGTAAAGAGCGTCCAGGAGGTGCGGTGGGTCTAG
- a CDS encoding mechanosensitive ion channel family protein translates to MSLLQIVLVLLVVAVLGRLGGRLFAALAEAVPGKRDDAFFRLLGLLWWGILALAGFSYLVHALGLPHEPFRTWGEGLVRWAGAKGVAGLSVLALTYLAYRLTPVLLGHLPEPEGDELTREAVRRKTLRAVAESALKVVILVLGGLFFLSNLGLNVTALLAGAGVAGLAVSFAAQNLIRDFINGFFILLEDQYGVGDIVQIGNVGGQVERFTLRITVLRDLEGRVHFFPNSEVRQVTVLTQEWSRAVVDVGVAYKEDIDRVLEVFRDEVERFHQDPEWRERFTEPPEVLGVQALGDSSVVIRVLFNTKPAQQWAVAREFRRRIKKRLDQEGIEIPFPHQKLYFGEPLRLERV, encoded by the coding sequence ATGAGCCTGTTGCAGATCGTCTTAGTCCTGCTCGTGGTGGCGGTATTAGGCCGCTTGGGCGGAAGGCTCTTCGCCGCCTTGGCCGAGGCGGTACCCGGGAAGCGGGACGACGCCTTCTTTCGGCTTTTGGGCCTCCTCTGGTGGGGGATTTTGGCTCTGGCTGGGTTTTCCTACCTGGTCCACGCCCTGGGCCTTCCCCACGAACCCTTCCGCACCTGGGGGGAAGGCTTGGTGCGCTGGGCTGGGGCCAAGGGGGTAGCGGGCCTAAGCGTCCTCGCCCTCACCTACCTGGCCTACCGCCTGACCCCGGTCCTCTTGGGCCACCTTCCCGAACCTGAAGGGGACGAGCTCACCCGGGAAGCGGTGCGCCGCAAGACCTTGAGGGCCGTGGCCGAGTCCGCCCTCAAGGTGGTCATCCTGGTCCTGGGGGGGCTTTTCTTCCTCTCCAACCTAGGCCTTAACGTCACCGCCCTTCTGGCGGGGGCGGGGGTGGCGGGGCTTGCGGTGAGCTTCGCCGCGCAAAACCTGATCCGCGACTTCATCAACGGCTTCTTCATCCTCCTGGAGGACCAGTACGGGGTGGGGGATATCGTCCAGATCGGCAACGTGGGTGGACAGGTGGAGCGCTTCACCCTAAGGATCACCGTCTTGAGGGACCTCGAGGGCCGCGTCCACTTCTTCCCCAACTCCGAGGTGCGCCAGGTCACCGTCCTCACCCAGGAGTGGAGCCGGGCGGTGGTGGACGTAGGGGTGGCCTACAAGGAGGACATTGACCGGGTCCTGGAGGTCTTCCGGGACGAGGTGGAGCGCTTCCACCAAGACCCCGAGTGGCGGGAGCGCTTCACCGAGCCCCCCGAGGTCTTGGGGGTGCAGGCCCTGGGAGACTCCAGTGTGGTCATCCGTGTCCTCTTCAACACCAAGCCCGCCCAGCAGTGGGCCGTGGCCCGGGAGTTCCGCCGCCGCATCAAGAAGCGCCTGGACCAGGAGGGCATAGAGATCCCCTTCCCCCACCAGAAGCTCTACTTCGGCGAACCCTTGCGCCTGGAAAGGGTGTAG
- the hemQ gene encoding hydrogen peroxide-dependent heme synthase yields the protein MEGHVPEPTFTLEGWHVLHDFRHLDFGAWLGAPKEERLAAWEELKAILAAWREVEAEGRGTYGVYQVVTSKADLLFLNLRESLDALLAVEERLNKSRFARYLRPAYGFYSVVELGSQTGPLDPEAPYVKPRLTPRVPKGGYVCFYPMNKRRQGQDNWYMLPAQERASLMKAHGETGRKYQGKVMQVISGAQGLDDWEWGVDLFSEDPIQFKKIVYEMRFDEVSARFGEFGPFYVGKYLSEEALARFLEVG from the coding sequence ATGGAAGGCCACGTACCCGAGCCCACCTTCACCCTCGAGGGCTGGCACGTCCTGCACGACTTCCGCCACCTGGACTTTGGGGCCTGGTTGGGCGCCCCCAAGGAGGAGCGGCTTGCCGCCTGGGAGGAGCTAAAGGCCATCCTCGCCGCCTGGCGGGAAGTGGAGGCCGAGGGGCGGGGTACCTACGGCGTCTACCAGGTGGTGACCTCCAAGGCGGACCTCCTTTTCCTCAACCTAAGGGAGAGCCTGGACGCCCTTTTGGCCGTGGAGGAGCGCCTGAACAAGAGCCGCTTCGCCCGCTACCTCCGGCCCGCCTACGGCTTTTACTCCGTGGTGGAGCTGGGGAGCCAGACGGGCCCCCTGGACCCCGAGGCCCCCTACGTCAAGCCCCGCCTCACCCCCCGGGTGCCCAAGGGGGGCTATGTCTGTTTCTACCCCATGAACAAGCGCCGCCAGGGGCAGGACAACTGGTACATGCTCCCCGCCCAAGAAAGGGCCTCCCTCATGAAGGCCCACGGGGAAACGGGGAGGAAGTACCAGGGGAAGGTGATGCAGGTCATAAGCGGGGCTCAGGGCCTGGACGACTGGGAGTGGGGGGTGGACCTCTTTAGCGAGGACCCCATCCAGTTCAAGAAGATCGTTTACGAGATGCGCTTTGACGAGGTTTCCGCCCGCTTTGGCGAGTTCGGGCCCTTCTACGTAGGGAAGTACCTCTCGGAGGAGGCCTTGGCCCGCTTCCTGGAGGTGGGCTAG
- a CDS encoding chlorite dismutase family protein has product MVHSFALFRLLPEFRRLEAEHQEHLKEDFALFLARWQEREGFLAVYSLVGLAAEADLLLWQGAESPKAFQAFRREANRTRFLGFLEPVGLYLDRGEGVPSGEALALFPYGLEAPIPEGLRAFRGENLLALEGPLEALFPLTLREGGYLGVRRTPREALDEL; this is encoded by the coding sequence ATGGTCCATAGCTTCGCCCTCTTCCGCCTCCTCCCCGAGTTCCGCCGCCTCGAGGCCGAGCACCAGGAGCACCTCAAGGAGGACTTCGCCCTTTTCCTCGCCCGCTGGCAGGAGCGGGAGGGGTTTTTGGCGGTGTATAGCCTGGTGGGGCTGGCGGCGGAGGCGGACCTCCTCCTCTGGCAGGGGGCGGAAAGCCCCAAGGCCTTCCAGGCCTTCCGCCGCGAGGCGAACCGCACCCGCTTCCTGGGCTTCTTGGAGCCCGTGGGGCTCTACCTGGACCGGGGGGAAGGGGTGCCTTCCGGGGAGGCCCTGGCCCTATTCCCCTATGGCCTCGAGGCCCCCATCCCCGAGGGGCTAAGGGCCTTCCGGGGGGAGAACCTCCTGGCCCTGGAAGGACCCCTGGAGGCCCTTTTCCCCCTCACCCTGAGGGAAGGGGGGTACCTGGGCGTGCGCCGTACCCCTAGGGAGGCCTTGGACGAGCTATAG
- a CDS encoding PepSY-associated TM helix domain-containing protein, with amino-acid sequence MITAGRPRSGASPLRARLYAWARTLHLYLSLLAFLSILFFAVTGLTLNHPEWFGEGRVRKVSGTLPHAPYLQGEGMDWLALAEDLRALGLRGRVAERGESGGLAWLSFRAPGYGADAQVDPRTGAYTLSVTEAGLVAALNDLHKGRDTPGAWRWVLDLSALFLALVSLSGLLLSLLFGKTRKAALLTLLLGLLLFGGLALWAAL; translated from the coding sequence TTGATTACGGCCGGAAGGCCTAGAAGCGGGGCGAGCCCCTTACGGGCCCGGCTTTACGCCTGGGCCCGGACCCTCCACCTCTACCTTTCCCTCCTGGCCTTTCTCTCCATCCTCTTCTTCGCCGTGACGGGCCTCACCCTGAACCACCCCGAGTGGTTCGGGGAAGGGAGGGTGCGGAAGGTTTCCGGCACCCTCCCCCACGCCCCCTACCTCCAAGGGGAAGGCATGGACTGGCTCGCCCTGGCGGAGGACCTGAGGGCCTTGGGGCTCCGGGGCCGGGTGGCGGAGCGCGGGGAAAGCGGGGGGTTGGCTTGGCTTTCCTTCCGGGCCCCCGGCTACGGGGCCGACGCCCAGGTAGACCCCAGGACCGGCGCCTACACCTTAAGCGTCACGGAGGCCGGTCTGGTGGCGGCCCTAAACGACCTACACAAGGGGCGGGACACCCCGGGGGCCTGGCGGTGGGTCCTGGACCTATCCGCCCTCTTCCTGGCCCTGGTGAGCCTGAGCGGCCTTCTCCTAAGCCTCCTCTTCGGCAAGACGCGGAAGGCGGCCCTCCTCACCCTCCTTTTGGGCCTCCTCCTCTTTGGGGGCCTGGCCCTTTGGGCGGCCCTATAG
- a CDS encoding DUF2271 domain-containing protein, protein MLKRYYSRRSFFRRVLGGVLALGMARAQGKPWPQGMELRVSFAYEGGGFRYRAPYVAVYVEDERGNLVRTLGLFLMPGKGERWWNELRRYFALGDLARMRTLSGPTRPPGRYTLAWDGKDEGGRTVAQGSYYVCVEYAREHGPYELFREKVEVAETPFQKSYTLKGELKEVRLDYGRKA, encoded by the coding sequence ATGCTCAAGCGCTACTATAGCCGGAGGAGCTTTTTCAGGCGGGTTTTGGGTGGGGTTTTGGCCCTAGGGATGGCCCGGGCCCAGGGGAAGCCCTGGCCCCAAGGGATGGAGCTCCGGGTGAGCTTCGCCTACGAGGGCGGCGGCTTCCGCTACCGCGCCCCTTACGTGGCGGTGTACGTGGAGGACGAGCGGGGCAACCTGGTGCGCACCCTGGGGCTTTTCCTGATGCCCGGGAAGGGGGAAAGGTGGTGGAACGAGCTACGGCGCTACTTCGCCCTGGGGGACCTGGCGCGCATGCGCACCCTCTCCGGCCCCACCCGCCCCCCGGGGCGCTACACCCTGGCCTGGGACGGCAAGGACGAAGGGGGCCGCACCGTGGCCCAGGGGAGCTATTACGTCTGCGTAGAGTACGCCCGGGAGCACGGGCCCTACGAGCTTTTCCGCGAGAAGGTGGAGGTGGCCGAAACCCCCTTCCAAAAGAGCTATACCCTAAAGGGGGAACTCAAGGAGGTGCGCCTTGATTACGGCCGGAAGGCCTAG
- a CDS encoding FAD:protein FMN transferase codes for MGRYGARWEGVLGSFLEVQVEAPWPLQNQVLRASLAEVRRLEGVFSRHQESELVRLVRQGGGRPSPEMREVLLLALSLQEATGGAFHPAPRHGGEALRFLGEEVEVLAPLDLDGLAKGYIADKAAEAALKAGARAALVNLGGDLARKGPGLAQVLVEDPLGPDNAPPAFHLRLTQGGVATSGVRHKGAHLLDPRTGRPAPGLQATVLAPSACLADGLAKALFVLGREGFPVLARFRAQGVLFTGEGPVTGPEGGKDAQALL; via the coding sequence ATGGGCCGGTACGGGGCCAGGTGGGAAGGGGTCTTGGGAAGCTTCCTGGAGGTGCAGGTGGAAGCCCCTTGGCCCCTCCAGAACCAGGTCCTAAGGGCCTCCCTAGCGGAGGTGCGCCGCCTGGAAGGCGTTTTCAGCCGCCACCAAGAAAGCGAGCTCGTCCGCCTGGTGCGCCAGGGCGGGGGTAGGCCAAGCCCGGAAATGCGGGAGGTCCTCCTCCTGGCCCTAAGCCTCCAAGAGGCCACGGGGGGCGCCTTCCACCCCGCCCCCCGCCACGGGGGGGAGGCCTTGCGCTTCCTAGGCGAGGAGGTGGAGGTCCTCGCCCCCCTGGACCTGGACGGCCTCGCCAAGGGCTACATCGCCGACAAGGCGGCGGAGGCCGCCCTGAAGGCGGGGGCCCGGGCGGCCCTGGTGAACCTGGGCGGGGATCTAGCCCGAAAGGGACCGGGCCTCGCCCAGGTCCTGGTGGAAGACCCCTTGGGCCCCGACAACGCCCCGCCCGCCTTCCACCTCCGCCTCACCCAAGGCGGGGTGGCCACGAGCGGCGTGCGCCACAAGGGGGCCCACCTCCTGGACCCCCGCACGGGGAGGCCCGCCCCCGGGCTCCAGGCCACGGTCCTGGCCCCTTCCGCCTGCCTGGCGGACGGCCTCGCCAAGGCCCTTTTCGTCCTGGGGCGGGAAGGTTTCCCGGTGCTCGCCCGCTTCCGGGCCCAGGGGGTGCTCTTCACCGGGGAAGGCCCCGTAACTGGCCCAGAGGGAGGGAAGGATGCTCAAGCGCTACTATAG